The proteins below come from a single Chryseobacterium capnotolerans genomic window:
- a CDS encoding polysaccharide biosynthesis/export family protein, with the protein MKGKILAISLVFLLVSCKTNQNAQNDLNYMQNIEQIAVESSAKNSDNIIQAGDQLVILITAKDMNVVKPFNQNYYSSEMIQGNSFAGSNTPGQGNASISGPTYIVDRNGNIDFPIIGLLNTKDKSLVEFKDELKNKISQYVINPTINVRLANFKVTVLGEVNRQGDYTIANGQATILNALGLAGDLTMYGKRTDILVIRTENGTVTHGRVNLQDANLINSPYFHLKQGDAIIVSSNKTRDLLAKQNPNTGIYLTAVSIGITAIAVVVSLFKK; encoded by the coding sequence ATGAAAGGTAAAATATTAGCCATATCACTGGTTTTTTTATTGGTTTCTTGTAAAACTAATCAGAATGCTCAGAATGATTTAAACTATATGCAGAACATAGAGCAGATTGCTGTTGAATCATCTGCTAAGAATTCTGATAATATAATACAGGCAGGTGACCAACTGGTTATTTTGATTACAGCAAAAGATATGAATGTTGTAAAACCATTTAATCAAAATTATTATTCTTCTGAAATGATTCAGGGTAATAGTTTTGCAGGTAGCAATACACCTGGTCAGGGAAATGCTAGTATATCAGGACCTACATATATTGTGGATCGTAATGGGAATATAGATTTCCCGATTATTGGTTTGCTAAATACAAAAGATAAATCTCTGGTAGAATTTAAAGATGAATTAAAAAATAAAATAAGTCAATATGTTATTAACCCAACAATAAATGTCAGACTTGCAAATTTTAAAGTCACAGTTTTAGGGGAAGTAAACAGACAAGGGGACTACACAATTGCTAATGGACAAGCTACAATTCTCAATGCATTGGGGCTTGCTGGAGATTTGACCATGTATGGTAAAAGAACAGATATATTAGTGATTAGAACCGAAAATGGTACAGTTACACATGGTAGAGTTAATTTGCAGGACGCTAATCTAATTAATTCTCCATACTTTCATCTAAAACAAGGAGATGCTATTATAGTTTCATCAAATAAGACAAGAGATTTATTGGCTAAACAGAACCCCAATACAGGAATTTATCTAACAGCCGTTTCTATTGGTATTACAGCTATTGCTGTAGTTGTAAGTTTATTTAAAAAATAA
- a CDS encoding nucleotide sugar dehydrogenase: MKSYRIAVIGQGYVGLPLSLEFARHYPVLGFDINIERINQLNKGYDITLEADSEKLNEELKNYIKAEGSIGYKATNELHEISDCNIFIITVPTPIDKFNAPDLKPLISASKMLGEIIKVGDIIIYESTVFPGCTEEECVPILEKYSGLQFNKDFFVGYSPERINPGDKVNTLTSVKKVTSGSTDEIATEVDNLYKKIITAGTHKAPSIKVAEASKAIENAQRDVNISFVNELALIFDKMGIDTNDVLEAAGTKYNFLKYKPGLVGGHCISVDPYYLAHKAEQLGYHPDVILSGRRVNDSIAKFIASKVVKLLIAKSNIIKNSQALILGVTFKENCPDVRNTKVIDIYSELIDYGINVDIFDPWANKLEVRDEYGVDILDQLPENKKYDSIIIAVSHEEFLTLDFEKLRKEVSVIFDTKSCIDRGLVDARL, translated from the coding sequence ATGAAATCATATAGAATAGCAGTTATTGGGCAAGGATATGTAGGGTTGCCTCTGTCATTAGAGTTTGCTAGACATTATCCTGTTTTAGGTTTTGATATTAATATAGAAAGAATTAATCAGCTTAATAAGGGGTATGATATAACATTAGAAGCAGATTCTGAAAAATTAAATGAAGAGTTAAAGAATTATATAAAAGCAGAAGGAAGTATAGGTTATAAAGCAACAAATGAGTTACATGAAATTTCAGATTGTAATATATTTATAATAACAGTTCCCACTCCCATAGATAAATTTAATGCTCCTGATTTAAAACCTTTAATATCAGCTTCCAAAATGTTGGGTGAAATCATTAAAGTAGGAGATATAATAATTTATGAATCTACTGTTTTTCCTGGATGTACTGAAGAAGAATGTGTTCCTATTTTAGAGAAATATTCTGGTTTACAATTTAATAAAGATTTTTTTGTAGGATATTCCCCTGAAAGAATCAACCCAGGAGATAAAGTAAACACTTTAACAAGTGTAAAAAAAGTAACGTCAGGGTCTACAGATGAAATAGCAACAGAAGTAGACAACTTATATAAAAAAATCATTACCGCAGGAACCCATAAGGCTCCTAGTATTAAGGTAGCTGAGGCTTCTAAAGCAATTGAAAATGCACAAAGAGATGTGAATATTTCTTTTGTTAATGAGCTAGCTTTAATTTTTGACAAAATGGGAATTGATACCAATGACGTTCTCGAGGCAGCAGGAACAAAGTATAATTTCTTAAAATATAAACCCGGTTTAGTTGGAGGGCATTGTATCTCTGTAGATCCTTATTATTTAGCTCATAAAGCAGAACAATTGGGATATCATCCGGATGTTATTTTATCTGGTCGAAGAGTCAATGATTCCATTGCAAAATTTATAGCTTCGAAAGTGGTGAAATTATTAATAGCCAAAAGTAATATTATCAAAAATTCACAAGCTTTAATTTTAGGAGTGACTTTTAAAGAAAATTGCCCGGATGTTAGAAATACAAAAGTCATTGATATTTATAGCGAGTTAATAGATTATGGAATAAATGTCGATATTTTTGATCCTTGGGCAAATAAACTAGAGGTTAGAGATGAATATGGAGTTGATATTCTTGACCAACTTCCGGAAAATAAAAAATATGACTCTATTATCATTGCAGTATCTCATGAAGAGTTTCTCACATTAGATTTTGAAAAACTAAGAAAAGAAGTTAGTGTTATTTTTGATACTAAATCTTGTATTGATAGAGGCTTAGTAGATGCAAGACTCTAA